Proteins encoded together in one Juglans regia cultivar Chandler chromosome 9, Walnut 2.0, whole genome shotgun sequence window:
- the LOC108993749 gene encoding uncharacterized protein LOC108993749 encodes MCRSTDFHGYRSAGRDSRLRIRALFVRFSGLNDQNPLPESITLLYLPRINENSLVVDGSNIKLDSPAFVTLHRVVAAKTREGEVVFGSRERVRAGEGVQFEVYLREEKVLKGIFRKEEGGEWTLECKCKMESEVSVSEAEVCVAVEGHVAMKERVDMAVRRRSWRRKHDSRVCGGLEEIPEGREEEEEEEDTTESDGGCCCSCGEEMENGSDGRDVGEGEDRDEEDSTDMAMEMEGVRWAVDVGIWVMCLGVGFLVSNASLINNFRRRKIL; translated from the coding sequence ATGTGTAGGTCGACTGACTTTCACGGTTATCGATCCGCCGGTCGAGATTCTCGCCTGAGAATCAGAGCGCTCTTCGTCCGGTTTTCGGGTCTAAATGATCAGAACCCGTTGCCCGAATCAATCACTCTGCTCTACCTCCCACGCATCAACGAGAACTCGCTCGTCGTCGACGGGTCGAACATAAAGCTTGATTCACCCGCGTTCGTCACTCTGCACCGGGTCGTTGCAGCGAAGACGAGGGAGGGGGAGGTGGTGTTCGGGAGCAGGGAGAGAGTTCGGGCTGGCGAAGGGGTGCAGTTCGAGGTGTACCTAAGAGAGGAGAAGGTTTTGAAGGGGATTTTCAGAAAAGAAGAGGGCGGCGAGTGGACATTGGAGTGCAAGTGCAAGATGGAAAGCGAGGTTTCAGTTTCGGAGGCGGAGGTTTGCGTGGCAGTGGAAGGGCACGTGGCGATGAAAGAGAGGGTGGATATGGCGGTGAGGAGAAGGAGCTGGAGGAGGAAGCATGACAGCAGGGTTTGTGGAGGGTTGGAGGAGATCCCagagggaagagaggaggaggaggaggaggaggatactACTGAATCGGACGGCGGCTGCTGTTGTTCTTGTGGGGAAGAAATGGAGAATGGATCGGACGGTAGAGATGTTGGGGAAGGGGAGGACCGAGATGAAGAAGATAGTACGGATATGGCGATGGAGATGGAAGGAGTGAGATGGGCGGTTGATGTGGGGATTTGGGTAATGTGTTTGGGGGTTGGCTTCTTGGTTTCTAATGCTTCTCTGATCAACAACTTCAGACGCAGGAAAATACTTTGA
- the LOC108993778 gene encoding serine/threonine-protein kinase BLUS1-like isoform X2: MGRMGNNQRTYSANPSDYKLLEEVGYGATATVYRAIYLPLNEVVAVKCLDLDRCNSNLDDIRREAQTMSLIDHPNVVRAYCSFVVERNLWVVMAFMAEGSCLHLMKIAYPDGFEEAAIGSILKEALKALEYLHRQGHIHRDVKAGNILLDSNGMVKLADFGVSACMFDTGDRQRSRNTFVGTPCWMAPEVLQPGSGYNSKADIWSFGITALELAHGHAPFSKYPPMKVLLMTIQNAPPGLDYDRDKKFSKSFKEMVAMCLVKDQTKRPTVEKLLKHSFFKQAKPPELSVKKLFADLPPLWNRVKALQLKDAAQLALKKMPSAEQEAISQSEYQRGVSAWNFDVEDLKAQASLVRDDDDDDDDIPEMREEDESIKYLVREKDSTDSHSNFVNNELAQPEHRGQTSGAELPHVDYLNGKGKNLGSNLLESGCEEKVGSKKNGSSTGASSSMSEKDLLLAKTKAQMAKSRQTQSGPLMHGTVLSHSLSERGRSSERSENEIQPCTEKAYREVRRAPSFSGPLMLPNRASANSLSAPIKPSGGFRDSLDDKSKANLVQIKGRFSVTSENLDLVKDIPLSTVARRSSQGSPLRKSASVGDWTFESKQMPANQSPKEFSNSNLPASLLMPHLQNLSQQTAIQQELIMNLLNSLQPPEIADAAQNGKLPPLPRSSENNGIIEAAASERERLLLFKISELQASCNNS; encoded by the exons ATGGGGAGGATGGGGAATAATCAGAGGACTTATTCGGCGAATCCCAGTGACTACAAGCTTCTCGAAGAGGTTGGATACGGTGCGACCGCTACGGTTTACAGAGCAATTTATCTTCCGCTCAACGAAGTCGTGGCCGTCAAGTGCTTGGATCTCGATCGCTGCAATAGCAATCTG GACGACATACGCAGGGAGGCTCAAACAATGAGTTTGATAGATCATCCAAATGTTGTTAGAGCATATTGTTCATTTGTTGTCGAACGGAACCTTTGGGTGGTCATGGCATTCATGGCAGAAGGCTCTTGTTTGCACCTCATGAAGATAGCATATCCAGATGGGTTTGAAGAAGCTGCTATTGGTTCTATACTTAAGGAAGCTTTGAAGGCTTTGGAGTACCTTCATCGACAGGGACATATTCATAGGGATGTTAAG GCTGGAAACATATTACTTGATAGTAATGGGATGGTAAAGCTTGCCGACTTTGGTGTATCAGCTTGCATGTTTGATACAGGTGATAGACAACGTTCAAGAAATACTTTTGTAGGGACTCCATGCTG GATGGCACCAGAGGTGTTGCAGCCAGGAAGTGGATACAATTCCAA GGCTGATATTTGGTCATTCGGTATAACAGCACTTGAGTTGGCCCATGGTCATGCACCATTTTCTAAATATCCTCCAATGAAG GTTCTCCTGATGACCATACAGAATGCCCCTCCTGGTCTTGACTATGATCGTGATAAAAAGTTCTCTAAG TCATTTAAAGAAATGGTTGCAATGTGTCTGGTGAAAGATCAAACAAAGAGGCCAACGGTGGAGAAATTATTGAAACACTCATTTTTCAAGCAAGCAAAGCCTCCAGAACTTTctgtgaaaaaattatttgctgACTTGCCACCCCTTTGGAACCGTGTAAAAGCCCTCCAG CTTAAAGATGCAGCACAACTAGCTCTAAAGAAAATGCCTTCTGCAGAACAAGAGGCAATATCACAG AGTGAGTACCAGCGAGGAGTTAGTGCCTGGAACTTTGATGTTGAGGATTTAAAAGCACAAGCATCATTG gtgcgagatgatgatgatgatgatgatgatataccGGAGATGAGGGAAGAAGACGAAAGCATAAAATATTTGGTTCGCGAGAAG GATTCAACTGATAGCCATTCCAATTTTGTAAACAATGAATTGGCACAGCCTGAGCACAGAGGACAAACCAGTGGTGCAGAATTACCACATGTTGACTACTtgaatggaaaaggaaaaaatttggGAAGTAATTTACTGGAATCTGGATGCGAAGAGAAAGTTGGTTCGAAGAAAAATGGTTCAAGCACCGGGGCGTCATCATCTATGTCAGAAAAGGACTTGTTACTGGCCAAGACTAAAGCTCAAATGGCGAAAAGTCGTCAAACTCAGAGTGGCCCACTCATGCATGGTACTGTGCTTAGTCATTCATTATCAGAGAGAGGGCGAAGCTCAGAAAG GAGTGAGAATGAAATTCAACCATGTACTGAGAAAGCTTACCGTGAAGTACGTCGGGCACCAAGCTTTAGCGGTCCTTTGATGCTTCCAAACCGAGCTTCAGCAAACAGTTTATCAGCTCCAATAAAGCCTTCTGGAG GATTTAGAGATTCTTTGGATGACAAGTCAAAGGCTAATCTGGTGCAAATTAAGGGACGATTTTCAGTAACATCAGAGAATTTAGATCTTGTAAAG GATATTCCATTAAGTACAGTTGCACGTCGGTCTTCTCAG GGTTCTCCACTAAGAAAGTCTGCTAGTGTTGGTGATTGGACGTTTGAATCTAAACAAATG CCTGCTAATCAGTCACCAAAGGAGTTTAGCAACAGCAATTTACCTGCATCACTTCTTATGCCTCACCTTCAGAATCTATCTCAGCAGACTGCAATTCAACAG GAGCTTATTATGAACTTGTTGAATAGCTTGCAACCTCCTGAGATAGCAGATG CTGCTCAAAATGGAAAGTTGCCCCCCCTGCCACGCAGTTCAGAGAACAATGGAATT ATTGAAGCAGCAGCTTCTGAGAGGGAGCGTTTACTACTTTTCAAGATCTCAGAGCTTCAAGCTAG TTGCAACAACAGCTAA
- the LOC108993778 gene encoding serine/threonine-protein kinase BLUS1-like isoform X3, whose translation MGRMGNNQRTYSANPSDYKLLEEVGYGATATVYRAIYLPLNEVVAVKCLDLDRCNSNLDDIRREAQTMSLIDHPNVVRAYCSFVVERNLWVVMAFMAEGSCLHLMKIAYPDGFEEAAIGSILKEALKALEYLHRQGHIHRDVKAGNILLDSNGMVKLADFGVSACMFDTGDRQRSRNTFVGTPCWMAPEVLQPGSGYNSKADIWSFGITALELAHGHAPFSKYPPMKVLLMTIQNAPPGLDYDRDKKFSKSFKEMVAMCLVKDQTKRPTVEKLLKHSFFKQAKPPELSVKKLFADLPPLWNRVKALQLKDAAQLALKKMPSAEQEAISQSEYQRGVSAWNFDVEDLKAQASLVRDDDDDDDDIPEMREEDESIKYLVREKDSTDSHSNFVNNELAQPEHRGQTSGAELPHVDYLNGKGKNLGSNLLESGCEEKVGSKKNGSSTGASSSMSEKDLLLAKTKAQMAKSRQTQSGPLMHGTVLSHSLSERGRSSERSENEIQPCTEKAYREVRRAPSFSGPLMLPNRASANSLSAPIKPSGGFRDSLDDKSKANLVQIKGRFSVTSENLDLVKDIPLSTVARRSSQGSPLRKSASVGDWTFESKQMVVCIQLLSSKLC comes from the exons ATGGGGAGGATGGGGAATAATCAGAGGACTTATTCGGCGAATCCCAGTGACTACAAGCTTCTCGAAGAGGTTGGATACGGTGCGACCGCTACGGTTTACAGAGCAATTTATCTTCCGCTCAACGAAGTCGTGGCCGTCAAGTGCTTGGATCTCGATCGCTGCAATAGCAATCTG GACGACATACGCAGGGAGGCTCAAACAATGAGTTTGATAGATCATCCAAATGTTGTTAGAGCATATTGTTCATTTGTTGTCGAACGGAACCTTTGGGTGGTCATGGCATTCATGGCAGAAGGCTCTTGTTTGCACCTCATGAAGATAGCATATCCAGATGGGTTTGAAGAAGCTGCTATTGGTTCTATACTTAAGGAAGCTTTGAAGGCTTTGGAGTACCTTCATCGACAGGGACATATTCATAGGGATGTTAAG GCTGGAAACATATTACTTGATAGTAATGGGATGGTAAAGCTTGCCGACTTTGGTGTATCAGCTTGCATGTTTGATACAGGTGATAGACAACGTTCAAGAAATACTTTTGTAGGGACTCCATGCTG GATGGCACCAGAGGTGTTGCAGCCAGGAAGTGGATACAATTCCAA GGCTGATATTTGGTCATTCGGTATAACAGCACTTGAGTTGGCCCATGGTCATGCACCATTTTCTAAATATCCTCCAATGAAG GTTCTCCTGATGACCATACAGAATGCCCCTCCTGGTCTTGACTATGATCGTGATAAAAAGTTCTCTAAG TCATTTAAAGAAATGGTTGCAATGTGTCTGGTGAAAGATCAAACAAAGAGGCCAACGGTGGAGAAATTATTGAAACACTCATTTTTCAAGCAAGCAAAGCCTCCAGAACTTTctgtgaaaaaattatttgctgACTTGCCACCCCTTTGGAACCGTGTAAAAGCCCTCCAG CTTAAAGATGCAGCACAACTAGCTCTAAAGAAAATGCCTTCTGCAGAACAAGAGGCAATATCACAG AGTGAGTACCAGCGAGGAGTTAGTGCCTGGAACTTTGATGTTGAGGATTTAAAAGCACAAGCATCATTG gtgcgagatgatgatgatgatgatgatgatataccGGAGATGAGGGAAGAAGACGAAAGCATAAAATATTTGGTTCGCGAGAAG GATTCAACTGATAGCCATTCCAATTTTGTAAACAATGAATTGGCACAGCCTGAGCACAGAGGACAAACCAGTGGTGCAGAATTACCACATGTTGACTACTtgaatggaaaaggaaaaaatttggGAAGTAATTTACTGGAATCTGGATGCGAAGAGAAAGTTGGTTCGAAGAAAAATGGTTCAAGCACCGGGGCGTCATCATCTATGTCAGAAAAGGACTTGTTACTGGCCAAGACTAAAGCTCAAATGGCGAAAAGTCGTCAAACTCAGAGTGGCCCACTCATGCATGGTACTGTGCTTAGTCATTCATTATCAGAGAGAGGGCGAAGCTCAGAAAG GAGTGAGAATGAAATTCAACCATGTACTGAGAAAGCTTACCGTGAAGTACGTCGGGCACCAAGCTTTAGCGGTCCTTTGATGCTTCCAAACCGAGCTTCAGCAAACAGTTTATCAGCTCCAATAAAGCCTTCTGGAG GATTTAGAGATTCTTTGGATGACAAGTCAAAGGCTAATCTGGTGCAAATTAAGGGACGATTTTCAGTAACATCAGAGAATTTAGATCTTGTAAAG GATATTCCATTAAGTACAGTTGCACGTCGGTCTTCTCAG GGTTCTCCACTAAGAAAGTCTGCTAGTGTTGGTGATTGGACGTTTGAATCTAAACAAATG GTTGTATGTATCCAACTTCTAAGTAGcaaattatgttga
- the LOC108993778 gene encoding serine/threonine-protein kinase 24-like isoform X1, with amino-acid sequence MGRMGNNQRTYSANPSDYKLLEEVGYGATATVYRAIYLPLNEVVAVKCLDLDRCNSNLDDIRREAQTMSLIDHPNVVRAYCSFVVERNLWVVMAFMAEGSCLHLMKIAYPDGFEEAAIGSILKEALKALEYLHRQGHIHRDVKAGNILLDSNGMVKLADFGVSACMFDTGDRQRSRNTFVGTPCWMAPEVLQPGSGYNSKADIWSFGITALELAHGHAPFSKYPPMKVLLMTIQNAPPGLDYDRDKKFSKSFKEMVAMCLVKDQTKRPTVEKLLKHSFFKQAKPPELSVKKLFADLPPLWNRVKALQLKDAAQLALKKMPSAEQEAISQSEYQRGVSAWNFDVEDLKAQASLVRDDDDDDDDIPEMREEDESIKYLVREKDSTDSHSNFVNNELAQPEHRGQTSGAELPHVDYLNGKGKNLGSNLLESGCEEKVGSKKNGSSTGASSSMSEKDLLLAKTKAQMAKSRQTQSGPLMHGTVLSHSLSERGRSSERSENEIQPCTEKAYREVRRAPSFSGPLMLPNRASANSLSAPIKPSGGFRDSLDDKSKANLVQIKGRFSVTSENLDLVKDIPLSTVARRSSQGSPLRKSASVGDWTFESKQMPANQSPKEFSNSNLPASLLMPHLQNLSQQTAIQQELIMNLLNSLQPPEIADAAQNGKLPPLPRSSENNGIIEAAASERERLLLFKISELQARMINLTDELTAEKLKHTQLQQQLSAVSGQEENGDRREGDV; translated from the exons ATGGGGAGGATGGGGAATAATCAGAGGACTTATTCGGCGAATCCCAGTGACTACAAGCTTCTCGAAGAGGTTGGATACGGTGCGACCGCTACGGTTTACAGAGCAATTTATCTTCCGCTCAACGAAGTCGTGGCCGTCAAGTGCTTGGATCTCGATCGCTGCAATAGCAATCTG GACGACATACGCAGGGAGGCTCAAACAATGAGTTTGATAGATCATCCAAATGTTGTTAGAGCATATTGTTCATTTGTTGTCGAACGGAACCTTTGGGTGGTCATGGCATTCATGGCAGAAGGCTCTTGTTTGCACCTCATGAAGATAGCATATCCAGATGGGTTTGAAGAAGCTGCTATTGGTTCTATACTTAAGGAAGCTTTGAAGGCTTTGGAGTACCTTCATCGACAGGGACATATTCATAGGGATGTTAAG GCTGGAAACATATTACTTGATAGTAATGGGATGGTAAAGCTTGCCGACTTTGGTGTATCAGCTTGCATGTTTGATACAGGTGATAGACAACGTTCAAGAAATACTTTTGTAGGGACTCCATGCTG GATGGCACCAGAGGTGTTGCAGCCAGGAAGTGGATACAATTCCAA GGCTGATATTTGGTCATTCGGTATAACAGCACTTGAGTTGGCCCATGGTCATGCACCATTTTCTAAATATCCTCCAATGAAG GTTCTCCTGATGACCATACAGAATGCCCCTCCTGGTCTTGACTATGATCGTGATAAAAAGTTCTCTAAG TCATTTAAAGAAATGGTTGCAATGTGTCTGGTGAAAGATCAAACAAAGAGGCCAACGGTGGAGAAATTATTGAAACACTCATTTTTCAAGCAAGCAAAGCCTCCAGAACTTTctgtgaaaaaattatttgctgACTTGCCACCCCTTTGGAACCGTGTAAAAGCCCTCCAG CTTAAAGATGCAGCACAACTAGCTCTAAAGAAAATGCCTTCTGCAGAACAAGAGGCAATATCACAG AGTGAGTACCAGCGAGGAGTTAGTGCCTGGAACTTTGATGTTGAGGATTTAAAAGCACAAGCATCATTG gtgcgagatgatgatgatgatgatgatgatataccGGAGATGAGGGAAGAAGACGAAAGCATAAAATATTTGGTTCGCGAGAAG GATTCAACTGATAGCCATTCCAATTTTGTAAACAATGAATTGGCACAGCCTGAGCACAGAGGACAAACCAGTGGTGCAGAATTACCACATGTTGACTACTtgaatggaaaaggaaaaaatttggGAAGTAATTTACTGGAATCTGGATGCGAAGAGAAAGTTGGTTCGAAGAAAAATGGTTCAAGCACCGGGGCGTCATCATCTATGTCAGAAAAGGACTTGTTACTGGCCAAGACTAAAGCTCAAATGGCGAAAAGTCGTCAAACTCAGAGTGGCCCACTCATGCATGGTACTGTGCTTAGTCATTCATTATCAGAGAGAGGGCGAAGCTCAGAAAG GAGTGAGAATGAAATTCAACCATGTACTGAGAAAGCTTACCGTGAAGTACGTCGGGCACCAAGCTTTAGCGGTCCTTTGATGCTTCCAAACCGAGCTTCAGCAAACAGTTTATCAGCTCCAATAAAGCCTTCTGGAG GATTTAGAGATTCTTTGGATGACAAGTCAAAGGCTAATCTGGTGCAAATTAAGGGACGATTTTCAGTAACATCAGAGAATTTAGATCTTGTAAAG GATATTCCATTAAGTACAGTTGCACGTCGGTCTTCTCAG GGTTCTCCACTAAGAAAGTCTGCTAGTGTTGGTGATTGGACGTTTGAATCTAAACAAATG CCTGCTAATCAGTCACCAAAGGAGTTTAGCAACAGCAATTTACCTGCATCACTTCTTATGCCTCACCTTCAGAATCTATCTCAGCAGACTGCAATTCAACAG GAGCTTATTATGAACTTGTTGAATAGCTTGCAACCTCCTGAGATAGCAGATG CTGCTCAAAATGGAAAGTTGCCCCCCCTGCCACGCAGTTCAGAGAACAATGGAATT ATTGAAGCAGCAGCTTCTGAGAGGGAGCGTTTACTACTTTTCAAGATCTCAGAGCTTCAAGCTAG GATGATCAATTTGACTGATGAGCTCACCGctgaaaagttaaaacacaCGCAA TTGCAACAACAGCTAAGTGCTGTATCCGGTCAGGAAGAAAATGGGGACAGGAGGGAAGGGGATGTTTGA
- the LOC108993806 gene encoding uncharacterized protein LOC108993806 isoform X1: MTPLSLTVTPFSSSTRSYLKPTLFPPLTPFRPSLSTLKPPSPRTKLKKRIRYGSCRAEFSHDAPFAAAIGACMLNSLVFPVTDKGPDNDSDSVFDLSDTRFSIMGIISFIPYFNWLSWVFAWLDSGKRRYAVYAIVYLAPYLRSNLSLSPEESWLPIASIVFCIIHIQLEASIKDGDIQGFQLFSKAEKHLSSMARKKDHSHGQEGISEEGRKTEKTNLLSAEEQSRNDIPRWGVPKKSSGDRERSNGDWLDDERKD; the protein is encoded by the exons ATGACCCCCCTCAGTCTCACAGTCACTCCGTTCTCTTCCAGCACGCGTTCCTATCTCAAGCCTACTCTCTTCCCTCCACTTACTCCCTTCCGACCTTCCCTGTCCACCCTTAAACCTCCTTCTCCCCGCACCAAACTG aagaagaggatCCGTTATGGGTCGTGTAGAGCGGAGTTCTCTCACGATGCACCGTTCGCTGCTGCCATCGGCGCTTGTATGCTCAACTCTCTTGTTTTTCCAGTCACCGATAAAGGTCCAGATAATGACAGTGATTCGGTGTTTGATTTGTCCGACACGAGGTTCTCGATCATGGGGATCATCAGCTTTATCCCTTACTTCAATTGGTTG AGTTGGGTGTTTGCGTGGCTTGATAGTGGGAAGAGGCGTTATGCAGTATATGCAATTGTATACTTGGCTCCATACCTAAG GTCAAACTTGTCATTGTCCCCTGAGGAGAGTTGGCTGCCTATTGCCAGCATTGTATTCTGCATCATTCACATTCAG CTGGAAGCAAGCATAAAAGATGGAGATATTCAGGGCTTTCAATTATTTAGCAAGGCTGAAAAGCACCTTTCATCAATGGCTAGAAAGAAGGATCATTCACATGGGCAAGAAGGAATTTCTGAGGAG GGGAGAAAAACGGAGAAGACCAATCTGCTATCTGCTGAAGAGCAATCAAGAAATGACATCCCAAGGTGGGGAGTTCCCAAAAAGTCATCAGGAGATCGCGAACGCTCGAATGGAGATTGGCTTGATGATGAGAGGAAAGACTAG
- the LOC108993806 gene encoding uncharacterized protein LOC108993806 isoform X2, which produces MTPLSLTVTPFSSSTRSYLKPTLFPPLTPFRPSLSTLKPPSPRTKLKRIRYGSCRAEFSHDAPFAAAIGACMLNSLVFPVTDKGPDNDSDSVFDLSDTRFSIMGIISFIPYFNWLSWVFAWLDSGKRRYAVYAIVYLAPYLRSNLSLSPEESWLPIASIVFCIIHIQLEASIKDGDIQGFQLFSKAEKHLSSMARKKDHSHGQEGISEEEGRKTEKTNLLSAEEQSRNDIPRWGVPKKSSGDRERSNGDWLDDERKD; this is translated from the exons ATGACCCCCCTCAGTCTCACAGTCACTCCGTTCTCTTCCAGCACGCGTTCCTATCTCAAGCCTACTCTCTTCCCTCCACTTACTCCCTTCCGACCTTCCCTGTCCACCCTTAAACCTCCTTCTCCCCGCACCAAACTG aagaggatCCGTTATGGGTCGTGTAGAGCGGAGTTCTCTCACGATGCACCGTTCGCTGCTGCCATCGGCGCTTGTATGCTCAACTCTCTTGTTTTTCCAGTCACCGATAAAGGTCCAGATAATGACAGTGATTCGGTGTTTGATTTGTCCGACACGAGGTTCTCGATCATGGGGATCATCAGCTTTATCCCTTACTTCAATTGGTTG AGTTGGGTGTTTGCGTGGCTTGATAGTGGGAAGAGGCGTTATGCAGTATATGCAATTGTATACTTGGCTCCATACCTAAG GTCAAACTTGTCATTGTCCCCTGAGGAGAGTTGGCTGCCTATTGCCAGCATTGTATTCTGCATCATTCACATTCAG CTGGAAGCAAGCATAAAAGATGGAGATATTCAGGGCTTTCAATTATTTAGCAAGGCTGAAAAGCACCTTTCATCAATGGCTAGAAAGAAGGATCATTCACATGGGCAAGAAGGAATTTCTGAGGAGG AGGGGAGAAAAACGGAGAAGACCAATCTGCTATCTGCTGAAGAGCAATCAAGAAATGACATCCCAAGGTGGGGAGTTCCCAAAAAGTCATCAGGAGATCGCGAACGCTCGAATGGAGATTGGCTTGATGATGAGAGGAAAGACTAG
- the LOC108993724 gene encoding uncharacterized protein LOC108993724, with product MPTTTINPTLVPSPNANTLLLSSRKVSIAALISRRAASSRPRFLTVKCGNSSDQSGNLKDALSGMVDKRVEELLNREENKNLLDGLEKASQRVEMAKRDLAEIERQEIEAKQMRNYVNQLESRATEIEECQREILEAREMVEEAERSLTLNEEGIEDGDAFVEKEREEMDRNEERLESIKAAFISAIVGTFAGLPISFTQVTSSSQLILPIAINFVSCALFGVTFRYTIRRDLDNAQLKTGTSAAFGLVKGLAMLGSGPPLELNTGSFLSHAFDGAVYVSENLLLFLFAGVGLDYCFKARLLSPFPMKKSVSSTNSR from the exons AAGGTTTCCATCGCTGCGCTAATCTCCCGCAGAGCTGCTTCTTCGAGGCCTCGGTTCCTAACCGTAAAATGCGGCAACAGCTCGGACCAGAGTGGCAATCTGAAGGATGCACTTTCGGGTATGGTGGACAAGCGAGTAGAGGAACTTCTGAACAGAGAAGAGAACAAGAATTTGCTTGATGGGTTGGAGAAGGCGTCGCAGAGGGTAGAGATGGCCAAGAGAGACCTTGCAGAGATTGAAAGACAAGAAATTGAGGCGAAGCAGATGAGGAATTACGTTAACCAGCTTGAGAGCAGAGCTACCGAG ATTGAAGAATGTCAGAGGGAAATACTAGAAGCAAGAGAAATGGTTGAAGAAGCAGAGCGCTCTCTAACGCTAAATGAGGAGGGGATTGAAGATGGAGATGCTTTTGTGGAGAAAGAACGCGAGGAAATGGACAGAAATGAGGAGAGATTGGAGTCCATAAAAGCAGCTTTTATTTCTGCAATTGTTGGCACCTTCGCAGGGCTGCCCATATCCTTCACTCAGGTGACAAGCAGTTCTCAGCTCATACTTCCTATAGCAATCAACTTTGTCAGCTGCGCACTGTTCGGAGTTACATTTCGATACACAATAAGAAGAGACTTGGACAATGCTCAGCTCAAGACTGGGACGTCTGCAGCTTTTGGCTTGGTTAAAG GCCTTGCTATGCTGGGAAGCGGACCACCTCTGGAACTCAATACAGGAAGCTTCTTGTCCCACGCTTTTGATGGAGCTGTTTATGTGTCTGAgaatcttcttctctttcttttcgcTGGTGTTGGTCTAGACTATTGTTTTAAGGCGAGGCTACTTAGTCCTTTTCCTATGAAAAAATCAGTTTCAAGTACCAATTCAAGgtaa